From one Pseudomonas fluorescens genomic stretch:
- a CDS encoding type II secretion system F family protein produces the protein MIAAVLGLICLALLGVSVRLFYSGMRKSGEERILQRLGQVQETSALTPSSRDWLDRLLLRAGIERRNDRLLIWLVIGLLTALLCGRILGWAAGVGLVLLAPLLIWLYLGWRYRRRLLRMIEQLPVLLDHSVRSLKAGRTLNDAVLGAIDASRDPLHGALQRVRRNVQMGVSLDDAMSDLAELYEQDELRLFALGLRINHRYGGNASELLENLIKLIREREQGSRQLRAMTGETRMTATVLGLLPVAMAGYFLISNPNYLLSMWQDGNGQLLLLGAFILQVVGCLVLWRMLRSI, from the coding sequence GTGATTGCCGCGGTACTTGGCTTGATCTGCCTGGCGTTGCTGGGGGTATCGGTGCGCTTGTTCTACAGCGGCATGCGCAAGTCGGGTGAGGAGCGGATCCTGCAGCGTCTTGGCCAAGTTCAGGAGACCTCGGCGCTGACGCCCAGTAGCCGCGACTGGCTGGACCGCCTGTTGCTGCGTGCCGGTATCGAGCGGCGCAATGACCGGCTGCTGATATGGCTGGTGATCGGCCTGCTGACAGCGCTGCTGTGTGGCCGGATCCTGGGGTGGGCAGCCGGCGTCGGGCTGGTGCTGCTTGCACCGTTGCTGATCTGGTTGTACCTGGGCTGGCGTTATCGCCGACGGCTGCTGCGGATGATCGAACAGTTGCCGGTGTTGCTCGATCACAGTGTGCGCAGCCTCAAGGCCGGGCGAACCTTGAACGATGCCGTGCTGGGGGCCATCGATGCGTCGCGTGACCCTTTGCATGGCGCTCTACAGCGGGTGCGGCGCAATGTGCAGATGGGCGTCAGCCTGGACGATGCCATGAGCGACCTGGCCGAACTGTATGAGCAGGATGAGCTGCGCCTGTTCGCATTGGGCCTGCGTATCAATCATCGCTACGGCGGCAACGCCAGCGAACTGCTGGAGAACCTGATCAAGCTGATTCGCGAGCGCGAGCAGGGTAGCCGTCAACTGCGCGCCATGACCGGTGAAACCCGCATGACCGCGACTGTCCTGGGCCTGTTGCCGGTGGCTATGGCCGGCTATTTTCTGATCAGTAACCCCAACTACTTGCTGTCAATGTGGCAGGACGGCAACGGTCAGTTACTGCTGCTCGGCGCCTTTATCCTGCAAGTGGTGGGGTGCCTGGTGTTGTGGCGTATGTTACGGAGTATCTGA
- a CDS encoding CpaF family protein, whose product MSGDELFGGPRHNLGADPQGLKRALHRYIIDAIEDSGRNLLEGSRPALAQFVVEQVGDYIARLHLALSRYEMERLAEEIVDELTGFGPLEVLLRDTSVTEILVNGPHRVFIERAGVLQRTDLRFIDAHHVERVMQRILAPLGRRLDESSPMVDARMPDGSRVNAIIPPVALDGPCLSIRKFRKDMLKSADLLATRTIDQGILDFIQLAVARRCNILVSGGTGTGKTTLLNILSQLITPHERLVTIEDVAELQLDHPHVVRLETRPPNAEGHGEIKASELIRNALRMRPDRILLGEIRGVEVLDVLTAMNTGHDGSMSTVHANSAQDALLRLETLVGLTGRQVAEKTLRQMICAALDVVIQLTRLADGRRCVSEVLEVVGVRDDVYVTNTLFRLDRHNGEGFLREAPNPAGDKLRRDYSELQP is encoded by the coding sequence ATGAGCGGTGACGAACTGTTCGGCGGCCCGCGGCACAACCTGGGGGCCGACCCGCAAGGGCTCAAGCGTGCCTTGCATCGTTACATCATCGACGCCATCGAGGATAGCGGGCGCAACCTGCTCGAAGGCTCGCGCCCGGCCTTGGCGCAATTTGTGGTGGAGCAGGTCGGCGACTATATCGCCCGATTGCACCTGGCCCTGTCGCGCTACGAGATGGAACGCCTGGCCGAGGAAATCGTCGACGAACTGACCGGCTTCGGTCCGCTTGAAGTGCTGTTGCGCGATACCAGCGTCACCGAAATCCTGGTCAACGGTCCGCACCGGGTGTTCATCGAACGAGCCGGCGTGCTGCAGCGCACGGATCTGCGCTTTATCGATGCGCACCATGTCGAGCGGGTCATGCAACGGATTCTCGCGCCCTTGGGCAGGCGCCTGGATGAATCGTCACCCATGGTCGATGCGCGTATGCCTGACGGCAGCCGGGTCAACGCGATCATTCCGCCGGTGGCGCTGGACGGCCCGTGCCTGTCGATCCGCAAGTTTCGCAAGGACATGCTCAAGAGCGCCGACCTGCTGGCCACCCGGACCATCGACCAGGGCATTCTCGACTTCATCCAGCTGGCGGTGGCGCGACGCTGCAACATCCTGGTCAGTGGCGGTACCGGCACCGGCAAGACCACCCTGCTGAATATCCTCAGCCAGTTGATCACGCCCCATGAGCGCCTGGTGACCATCGAGGACGTGGCCGAGCTGCAGCTCGATCACCCTCACGTGGTGCGCCTGGAAACCCGTCCGCCGAATGCCGAGGGGCATGGCGAGATCAAGGCCAGCGAGCTGATCCGCAACGCCTTGAGGATGCGCCCCGACCGCATTCTGCTCGGTGAGATCCGTGGCGTCGAAGTGCTCGATGTGCTCACCGCGATGAACACCGGTCACGACGGCTCAATGAGTACCGTACATGCCAACAGCGCCCAGGACGCCTTGCTGCGTCTGGAAACCCTGGTCGGCCTGACCGGCCGCCAGGTGGCCGAGAAAACCCTGCGCCAGATGATCTGTGCGGCACTGGACGTGGTCATTCAATTGACCCGTCTGGCCGATGGCCGCCGCTGTGTCAGCGAGGTGCTGGAGGTAGTCGGGGTGCGCGATGATGTGTACGTCACCAATACCCTGTTCCGTCTCGATCGGCACAACGGCGAGGGTTTCTTGCGGGAGGCGCCGAACCCTGCCGGCGACAAGCTGCGCCGCGACTATTCGGAACTGCAGCCGTGA
- a CDS encoding pilus assembly protein: MSESLSQTFLAITRNDGDLQWLQGALAPMGQVVGAGSGSLDELLALVDVTFASLVFVGLDREQVVNQCALIEGVLEAKPMLAIVALGDGMDNQLVLNAMRAGARDFVAYGSRSSEVAGLVRRLSKRLPPVTSNPSLGGLTVLYGAQCTADGALLTTHMARVVQTSGQQTLLLDLGVPRGDSLALLGLEASFHFGDALRHLRRLDNTLIDSAFTRESSGLRLLAYAETDEPLERTSAAELYMLLSALRQHFQHIVVNLAGQADSEALRTFVSHCDKLIWYTDQNVLDCRRNLEVLTQWREKGMKLEHASLLVDRYLRGVAPDSEALGKRYGLPVLRVLPYSPEVRLNAKNQGLTLFELAPREQLTQHLKALGERLARRSESNPAVSANWLNRLWGHK, from the coding sequence ATGAGTGAAAGCCTGAGCCAGACCTTCCTTGCCATCACCCGTAACGATGGCGACTTGCAGTGGTTGCAAGGTGCGCTGGCGCCAATGGGGCAGGTGGTGGGCGCCGGCAGCGGCAGCCTTGACGAGTTGCTGGCGCTGGTCGATGTCACCTTTGCCAGTTTGGTGTTCGTGGGGCTGGATCGTGAGCAGGTGGTCAATCAGTGCGCATTGATCGAGGGGGTGCTGGAAGCCAAGCCGATGCTGGCAATCGTTGCCCTGGGCGATGGCATGGACAACCAGTTGGTGCTCAATGCCATGCGTGCCGGGGCGCGGGACTTCGTCGCCTATGGCTCACGCTCCAGTGAAGTCGCAGGGTTGGTGCGGCGCTTGAGCAAACGCCTGCCGCCAGTAACCAGCAACCCCAGCCTTGGGGGGCTGACGGTACTCTATGGCGCCCAGTGCACCGCTGATGGCGCCTTGCTGACCACCCATATGGCGCGAGTGGTGCAAACCAGCGGCCAGCAAACGTTGCTGCTGGACCTTGGCGTGCCTCGTGGCGACAGCCTGGCGTTGCTCGGCCTGGAAGCCTCGTTTCATTTCGGCGATGCCCTGCGTCACTTGCGCCGGCTCGACAATACCCTGATCGACAGCGCCTTCACGCGTGAAAGCTCGGGCCTGCGCCTGCTGGCCTACGCCGAGACTGACGAGCCGCTGGAGCGCACCAGCGCGGCGGAGCTGTACATGCTGCTCAGCGCCTTGCGCCAGCATTTCCAGCACATCGTCGTGAACCTGGCCGGGCAGGCTGACAGCGAAGCCTTGCGCACCTTCGTCAGCCATTGCGACAAGCTGATCTGGTACACCGACCAGAACGTCCTCGATTGCCGGCGCAACCTGGAGGTACTGACTCAATGGCGCGAGAAGGGCATGAAACTCGAACACGCCAGCCTGCTGGTCGACCGCTACCTGCGCGGCGTCGCACCGGACTCCGAAGCCCTGGGAAAGCGCTATGGCTTGCCGGTTCTACGGGTTTTACCCTACAGCCCAGAGGTGCGCCTGAATGCCAAGAACCAGGGCCTGACCTTGTTCGAACTGGCGCCGCGCGAGCAGCTCACCCAACATTTGAAAGCGCTCGGTGAACGGCTGGCGCGCCGCTCCGAGAGCAACCCTGCGGTCAGCGCCAACTGGCTCAATCGGTTATGGGGGCATAAATGA
- the cpaB gene encoding Flp pilus assembly protein CpaB — MSSRITIILAGFFLLGALLAGYWGLVLSRPPSEPLAASVAAPVPMPVEQVAKDAADELRKPVVVLRRDVAAYVPLTADDLVVERLQVAAPGSFQTLEQVLGRSSWRALSAGTWLDQGSFEAGGPLARMIHPHERALAVAVDEVVGVAGQLSPGDYVDVLLFLREETRNPQASAQVVLPALRLLSVGEQLGLTNDGKPAQPPVNEKSHPQQPSNAARTVVLAVPEALASRLLLAAQAGSLRLAVRSAEEKRLARYWADPKASAKEVDSANRKLYRFSQLAQLPAAQPVASVAPSRGIEIIRGNQARQPTP, encoded by the coding sequence ATGAGCAGTCGCATTACCATCATCCTCGCAGGCTTCTTTCTGCTCGGTGCGTTACTGGCCGGTTACTGGGGCCTGGTCCTAAGCCGGCCACCCAGTGAACCGCTTGCCGCATCTGTCGCTGCACCTGTACCGATGCCAGTTGAGCAAGTGGCAAAAGATGCCGCTGATGAACTGCGCAAGCCGGTGGTGGTGTTGCGTCGCGACGTTGCCGCGTATGTGCCGCTGACGGCAGACGACCTGGTGGTAGAGCGCTTGCAGGTGGCTGCGCCCGGCAGTTTCCAGACCCTTGAGCAAGTTCTCGGGCGCAGCAGTTGGCGCGCGTTGAGTGCTGGAACCTGGCTGGATCAGGGCAGCTTCGAAGCCGGTGGCCCGCTGGCACGGATGATCCATCCTCATGAGCGAGCGCTGGCGGTAGCGGTGGATGAGGTGGTGGGTGTCGCCGGGCAGTTGAGTCCGGGCGATTATGTCGATGTCTTGCTGTTTCTGCGCGAAGAGACCCGCAACCCGCAAGCATCGGCTCAAGTGGTACTGCCCGCACTACGTCTGCTCAGTGTCGGCGAACAGTTGGGCCTGACCAATGACGGCAAGCCCGCGCAGCCGCCAGTGAATGAAAAGAGTCATCCGCAGCAACCGTCAAATGCTGCGCGCACGGTAGTGCTTGCCGTTCCCGAGGCACTGGCCAGCCGCTTGCTGCTTGCCGCCCAGGCCGGCAGTTTGCGCCTGGCCGTGCGCAGCGCCGAAGAGAAGCGCCTGGCCCGCTACTGGGCGGACCCCAAAGCCAGTGCTAAGGAAGTCGATAGCGCCAATCGCAAACTCTATCGCTTCAGTCAGCTTGCCCAGCTACCCGCCGCCCAGCCGGTGGCCAGCGTCGCGCCGTCGCGCGGCATAGAAATCATCCGCGGAAATCAAGCCAGACAGCCAACTCCCTGA
- a CDS encoding Flp family type IVb pilin, with product MRLSRILKSCKEFFYRKDGASGIEYAIVAAMVAVALTAFITPISTNVSGVMTKVENALKATPAPSGGTGTN from the coding sequence ATGCGTCTTTCCCGAATCCTCAAGAGCTGCAAAGAATTCTTCTATCGCAAGGATGGTGCCTCAGGCATCGAGTACGCGATTGTCGCGGCGATGGTCGCGGTAGCGTTGACGGCGTTCATTACACCCATTTCCACAAACGTCTCTGGCGTCATGACCAAAGTTGAAAACGCGCTAAAAGCCACGCCAGCGCCGAGCGGTGGTACGGGTACCAATTGA
- a CDS encoding response regulator, with translation MPTSSPRQQLLLVDDEEDALLELAELLEGEGFCCHTATSVKLALQQLTRHPDVALVITDLRMPEESGISLIKRLREHTSRQHLPVIVTSGHADMDDISDLLRLQVLDLFRKPIYHTRLLETLDNLFPKPRMQLVQ, from the coding sequence ATGCCGACCTCTTCCCCCCGTCAACAGTTGCTCCTGGTGGATGACGAAGAGGACGCCTTGCTGGAACTTGCCGAATTGCTGGAGGGTGAGGGGTTTTGCTGTCACACGGCTACCTCGGTCAAACTCGCCCTGCAACAGCTCACCCGCCACCCGGACGTGGCCCTGGTCATCACTGACCTGCGGATGCCGGAGGAAAGCGGCATATCACTGATCAAGCGCCTGCGCGAGCACACCTCACGCCAGCACCTGCCGGTGATTGTCACCTCCGGGCATGCCGACATGGACGACATCAGCGACCTGCTGCGCCTGCAGGTGCTGGACCTGTTCCGCAAGCCGATCTACCACACTCGCCTGCTGGAAACCCTGGACAACCTGTTCCCCAAACCGCGGATGCAGTTGGTGCAATGA
- a CDS encoding ShlB/FhaC/HecB family hemolysin secretion/activation protein — protein MRALAVAIVGLSWASVANSEPLPRFLDSHEIERNLPAPNLPADAYRPSNPGVQVPIPVTQAQPLLRGTRIFLRKVRFEGGSIYPLSDLRDNYQSLVNREVSLGELMDATQRLTQRYQQDGYLLSHAYLPEQDFADGRVRVVLVEGYIDDLQLHGEVGPAAAYVEKLVGRLKAERPLTRATFERYVALMSRLPGFSVQARLSPANAANGASRLIVEATRRPFNATMTATDGTRDDPQALLTVNSNAQTALAEQFSVTALAPRGEDHESYFRLDYSQYLDDQGSQLHLSASRYESDPSAQVLLGDGTQLKAHRENDRFSAGLSQVLLAAPGESLNVAARFYMVNDDVVYRAVGAPLRLSNRTDVRALGFEGEWRKADAEQLRIVSGGAYQGLDYLGAKTNSDFDLDFLRLRLSGLQSDRLFGNWQGVASAALYWSGDSLPDSERVVFGGQSFARGYPADQALGDKGWGLAYEVNYSFNGDGRWVKLLQPYAVLDTARTWFNEVDLRDAHLSSVALGLRIGDGRFYNLALELAKPLSDVALDSFDREPRVSLSFSLQL, from the coding sequence ATGCGTGCGTTGGCTGTCGCGATTGTTGGGTTGTCCTGGGCGAGCGTTGCCAATAGCGAACCCCTGCCGCGCTTTCTCGACAGCCACGAAATCGAGCGAAACCTGCCGGCCCCCAACTTGCCGGCCGATGCCTATAGGCCGAGCAATCCGGGGGTGCAGGTGCCGATTCCGGTGACCCAGGCCCAGCCGTTGTTGCGCGGCACGCGGATCTTCCTGCGCAAGGTGCGCTTCGAAGGCGGCAGCATCTATCCGTTGAGTGACCTGCGCGACAACTATCAGAGCCTGGTCAACCGCGAAGTCAGCCTGGGCGAGCTGATGGATGCCACCCAGCGCCTGACCCAGCGCTACCAGCAGGACGGCTACCTGCTGTCCCATGCCTATCTGCCTGAGCAGGATTTCGCCGATGGCCGGGTGCGGGTGGTGCTGGTCGAGGGCTACATCGACGATCTGCAATTGCACGGTGAAGTTGGCCCGGCGGCGGCCTATGTGGAAAAGCTGGTGGGCAGGCTCAAGGCCGAGCGGCCACTGACTCGCGCCACCTTCGAGCGTTATGTCGCGCTGATGAGCCGTCTGCCGGGTTTCAGCGTGCAGGCGCGCTTGTCGCCGGCGAACGCCGCCAATGGCGCCAGCCGGCTGATCGTCGAGGCCACGCGTCGGCCTTTCAACGCCACAATGACTGCCACCGACGGCACCCGCGATGACCCCCAGGCATTGCTCACGGTGAACAGCAATGCGCAGACGGCGCTCGCTGAACAGTTCAGTGTCACCGCTTTAGCGCCGCGCGGGGAAGATCACGAAAGCTACTTTCGCCTGGACTACTCCCAGTACCTGGACGATCAGGGCAGCCAGCTGCACCTGTCGGCGTCGCGTTACGAAAGCGACCCCAGTGCCCAGGTGCTGCTCGGCGATGGCACCCAGCTCAAGGCCCATCGCGAGAATGACCGTTTCTCGGCCGGCCTCAGTCAGGTGCTGCTGGCCGCGCCCGGCGAGTCGCTCAACGTTGCCGCGCGCTTCTACATGGTCAATGACGATGTCGTGTATCGCGCGGTCGGTGCACCCCTGCGCCTGAGCAACCGCACTGACGTGCGCGCGTTGGGCTTTGAAGGTGAGTGGCGCAAGGCCGATGCCGAGCAACTGCGGATTGTCAGTGGTGGGGCCTACCAGGGCCTGGATTACCTGGGGGCGAAAACCAACAGCGACTTCGACCTGGATTTTCTGCGCTTGCGCCTGTCCGGGTTGCAGAGCGACCGCCTGTTTGGCAACTGGCAGGGCGTGGCGTCGGCGGCTTTGTACTGGAGTGGCGACAGCCTGCCCGACAGCGAGCGGGTGGTGTTTGGCGGGCAGAGCTTTGCCCGCGGCTATCCCGCCGACCAGGCCCTGGGTGACAAGGGCTGGGGTCTGGCATATGAGGTGAATTACAGTTTCAACGGCGATGGCCGCTGGGTGAAGCTGCTGCAACCCTATGCCGTGCTGGATACTGCGCGCACCTGGTTCAATGAAGTGGACCTGCGCGATGCACACTTGAGTTCAGTGGCGTTGGGGCTGCGTATTGGTGATGGGCGTTTCTATAACCTGGCGCTGGAGCTGGCCAAGCCACTGTCGGATGTCGCCCTCGACAGCTTTGACCGGGAACCGCGGGTGAGTTTGAGTTTCAGTTTGCAGCTGTGA
- the pbpC gene encoding peptidoglycan glycosyltransferase PbpC (penicillin-binding protein 1C) translates to MHILARLRGAITKPLRWLLAIPLLLIALLWLADRIWPLPMPADDLARVVLAEDGTPLWRFADADGVWRYPVTAEQVSPYYLEALLTYEDRWFYHHPGVNPLALGRAAWQNLRGGRVLSGGSTLSMQVARLLDPHSRTLPGKLRQLWRTAQLEWHLSKAQILEIYLNRAPFGGTLQGVAAASWAYLGKSPMHLTPSEAALLAVLPQAPSRLRPDRHPERAQAARDKVLQRLAEYQVWSQQRVAEAAEEPLLLAPRQEPALAPLLARRLNRPHSPPLIRTTLDAALQRRLEDLLLGWRARLPERTSAAILVVETQNMAVRAYLGSVDLNDERRFGHVDMISALRSPGSTLKPFLFGMAMDEGLIHSESLLQDVPRRYGDYRPGNFSMGFSGPVAASSALALSLNLPAVQLLEAYGPKRFAAQMRSGGVPLILPPLAEPNLSLILGGAGSRLEDLVGGYAAFSRNGLSAPIRLQPDDPLLERRLLSPGSAWIIRRILSGQARPDRDPHAELVQRPQLAWKTGTSYGFRDAWSIGVGPRYLIGIWIGRPDGTPVPGQFGLASAAPLMLQVHDVLSNRDSQRGIAVPVAAVPANVGVAAICWPLGQPMARQDPNCRRQRFAWTLDGTTPPTLLAQDQPLSVGLRETVWVNDQGLRVDATCAGAQARDIALWPSPLEPWLPRVERREARLPKIDPQCPPQVPPSAPPLSIVGVRQGDQLRRPATSSEPLRFKVSALGGNGRHWWFLNGAPLGETSGQENLTASFEQAGRFELSALDESGETARVEFQVND, encoded by the coding sequence ATGCACATCTTAGCTCGCCTGCGTGGCGCAATAACAAAGCCCCTGCGCTGGTTGCTCGCCATCCCGTTGCTGTTGATTGCCCTGTTATGGCTCGCCGACCGCATCTGGCCGTTGCCGATGCCGGCCGATGACCTCGCCCGTGTTGTCCTGGCCGAAGACGGCACACCGCTGTGGCGTTTCGCCGATGCCGATGGCGTGTGGCGCTACCCGGTCACGGCCGAGCAGGTTTCGCCTTACTACCTGGAGGCGTTGCTGACCTACGAAGACCGCTGGTTCTACCATCACCCCGGGGTCAACCCGCTGGCCCTGGGCCGCGCGGCCTGGCAGAACCTGCGCGGTGGCCGGGTGTTGTCCGGTGGTAGTACGCTGTCGATGCAGGTGGCGCGCCTGCTCGATCCGCATTCGCGCACGCTGCCCGGCAAGTTGCGCCAGCTGTGGCGTACCGCGCAACTGGAGTGGCACCTGTCGAAGGCGCAGATCCTTGAGATCTACCTCAACCGCGCGCCGTTCGGCGGCACCTTGCAGGGTGTCGCCGCTGCCAGTTGGGCCTATCTGGGCAAGTCGCCGATGCACCTGACGCCCTCGGAAGCGGCCTTGCTTGCCGTGTTGCCCCAGGCACCCAGCCGCCTGCGTCCGGATCGTCACCCGGAGCGGGCCCAGGCTGCGCGCGACAAAGTCCTGCAGCGCCTGGCCGAGTACCAGGTGTGGTCGCAGCAGCGGGTCGCCGAAGCAGCAGAGGAACCGCTGTTGCTGGCACCCCGTCAGGAGCCCGCCCTGGCGCCGCTGCTGGCCCGCCGCCTGAATCGCCCGCACAGCCCGCCATTGATTCGCACCACCCTCGATGCCGCCTTGCAACGACGCCTGGAAGACCTGCTGCTGGGTTGGCGGGCGCGGTTGCCGGAGCGTACCTCGGCGGCGATCCTGGTGGTCGAGACGCAGAACATGGCTGTGCGCGCCTACCTGGGCTCGGTTGATCTGAACGACGAGCGCCGTTTTGGCCATGTCGACATGATCAGCGCCCTGCGTTCACCCGGCTCGACCCTCAAGCCGTTCCTCTTCGGCATGGCCATGGATGAGGGCCTGATCCATTCCGAGTCGTTGCTCCAGGATGTGCCGCGCCGCTACGGTGATTACCGCCCAGGCAACTTCTCCATGGGCTTCAGCGGGCCGGTGGCGGCCAGTTCCGCGCTGGCCTTGTCGTTGAACCTGCCGGCGGTGCAACTGCTGGAAGCCTACGGGCCGAAACGCTTCGCCGCGCAGATGCGCAGTGGCGGCGTGCCGCTGATATTGCCGCCACTGGCCGAGCCGAACCTGTCGCTGATTCTTGGCGGTGCCGGTAGCCGCCTGGAGGATCTGGTTGGCGGTTACGCAGCGTTTTCCCGCAATGGCTTGAGCGCGCCGATCCGCTTGCAACCGGATGATCCCTTGCTTGAACGGCGCCTGCTCTCGCCCGGCAGCGCCTGGATCATCCGGCGGATTCTCAGCGGCCAGGCCCGCCCGGATCGCGACCCGCATGCCGAACTGGTGCAGCGCCCGCAACTGGCCTGGAAGACCGGCACCAGCTATGGCTTTCGTGATGCCTGGTCGATCGGGGTGGGGCCGCGTTACCTGATCGGTATCTGGATCGGTCGCCCGGACGGTACGCCGGTGCCCGGCCAGTTCGGCCTGGCTTCAGCTGCGCCGTTGATGCTGCAGGTGCATGATGTGCTGAGCAACCGCGACAGCCAGCGCGGCATCGCCGTACCGGTGGCGGCGGTGCCCGCCAACGTGGGGGTTGCGGCGATCTGCTGGCCGCTCGGGCAACCCATGGCCCGCCAGGACCCCAACTGCCGGCGCCAGCGTTTTGCCTGGACCCTCGACGGCACCACGCCGCCGACCTTGCTGGCCCAGGACCAACCTTTGAGCGTCGGCTTGCGCGAGACGGTCTGGGTCAACGATCAGGGCTTGCGTGTCGATGCCACCTGCGCCGGTGCCCAGGCCCGGGACATCGCCCTTTGGCCTTCGCCGCTGGAGCCCTGGCTGCCCCGGGTGGAACGCCGCGAGGCGCGCTTGCCCAAGATCGATCCGCAGTGCCCGCCGCAGGTGCCGCCCAGTGCACCGCCGTTGTCGATCGTCGGTGTGCGCCAGGGGGATCAGTTGCGCCGCCCGGCCACCAGCAGCGAGCCATTGCGCTTCAAGGTCTCGGCCCTTGGCGGTAACGGTCGCCACTGGTGGTTCCTCAACGGTGCGCCACTGGGCGAAACCAGCGGCCAGGAAAACCTCACGGCGAGCTTCGAACAGGCCGGGCGTTTCGAGTTGAGCGCCCTGGATGAAAGCGGCGAAACCGCCCGGGTGGAGTTCCAGGTCAATGACTGA